From the genome of Tripterygium wilfordii isolate XIE 37 chromosome 6, ASM1340144v1, whole genome shotgun sequence:
TACCCAGAATCAGTCTGCATTTGTTTTGTAATTGTATGATTATGCTTATAGGGGCATTGCCAaacattgaaactttggaaactGTTGTGGAGCAGAGATTGAGCTCATTGTCTACAATATccgaaaattaattttatattatgtgAGTACGATCTACAATGGAGGTGGTATTTTATTAAGGGTACTTGTAGATAAATATAgacaagaaggaaaaagaatttatttagtatttataaaCTTGGGGAATGTATATGATAGGGTGTATAGAGAGGTAGTGTAGTGGATTTTCGAGATTAGAAAAGTCTcgattaattatattattatgatcAAAGGATATTTATGGAGTCATAACTAGTTTTAGGACTAATGGAGAAGTTACAAGAGAGTTTTCTATCATAATAAGTTTGCATTAGGGTCGACACTAAACTCGTTGTTATTTGTTATAATGATGGATGAATTCACACGACATATTTAAAGTGAGGTACTTTGGTACATGTTACTTGCGGAtgatataattttaatattgGATGAGATTCTTGAGAGATAACTTAAAACTCGATATGTGAATACGAGCtttagaatttttttgtttgaaaaagaattAAGTAGAATGAAAACATAATCTATTGAAATGTAAATTTAGTAATAGCACTCAAGggaagaaacaaacaaagattGAATTATATGAGTAATCATATATGATACAATGAATAAGTGACTTGCAGAATTATTCAGTTTACACCTTCATAACCACCCATAAGGACCCTTGAGTACCCAATTCCCTCTTTgttcataaataataaattttttttgaaacaatttaTGTCAATTACTTAGGAGACAAGGCCACCACCCCCAAATCCCAGATCTTCACCGTCGAAGCACGGTTGAAACGGCCAAGCAATTACTAGCCAGCCGTTGCAAGTGAGTACTAATCCTTCCATAAGGAGACGCCCTCCCCCTTTCACTATAAGCATCATCACAAGACAAGAAATCCGTATAAGCCGCGGACAGGTTGCTGTTGAGGGAACCTTTGTCGTTGTCCCTAACGTTGTTCAAAGACGCCTTGAGATTGTATATTGCATCCTCGTAGCTCTCCATGCAAACCTTAGCGATCTTGTCTTTCTTAATATCAGCAAACCGCTT
Proteins encoded in this window:
- the LOC120000632 gene encoding uncharacterized protein LOC120000632; protein product: MAFKSCSSFSLVFLAIIFLATPAASTVDLCADADYKDLCRAALRGITNPATGTQVAIKALISETQRSIVKAKRFADIKKDKIAKVCMESYEDAIYNLKASLNNVRDNDKGSLNSNLSAAYTDFLSCDDAYSERGRASPYGRISTHLQRLASNCLAVSTVLRRFQSFNVWQCPYKHNHTITKQMQTDSGYFYNRRKQILKEASRHMFL